A window from Actinomycetospora corticicola encodes these proteins:
- a CDS encoding ATP-dependent Clp protease ATP-binding subunit, translating to MFERFTDRARRVVVLAQEEARMLNHNYIGTEHILLGLIHEGEGVAAKALESLGIALEGVRQQVEEIIGQGQQAPSGHIPFTPRAKKVLELSLREALQLGHNYIGTEHILLGLIREGEGVAAQVLVKLGADLNRVRQQVLQLLSGYQGKEPAESGGQRGEGTPSSSLVLDQFGRNLTQSAREGKLDPVIGREKEIERVMQVLSRRTKNNPVLIGEPGVGKTAVVEGLGQAIVKGEVPETLKDKQLYTLDLGSLVAGSRYRGDFEERLKKVLKEIRTRGDIILFIDELHTLVGAGAAEGAIDAASILKPMLARGELQTIGATTLDEYRKHVEKDAALERRFQPIQVGEPSVAHSIEILKGLRDRYEAHHRVSITDPALVAAATLADRYINDRFLPDKAIDLIDEAGARMRIRRMTAPPDLREFDEKISDVRREKESAIDAQDFEKAARLRDEEKQLLGQKSEREKQWKSGDLDVVAEVDDELIAEVLANWTGIPVFKLTEEETTRLLRMEDELHKRIIGQEEAVRSVSQSMRRTRAGLKDPKRPSGSFIFAGPSGVGKTELTKALAEFLFGDDDALVQIDMGEFHDRYTASRLFGAPPGYVGYEEGGQLTEKVRRKPFSVVLFDEIEKAHSEVYNTLLQVLEDGRLTDGQGRVVDFKNTVIVFTSNLGTQDISKAVGLGFQSGADTSSNYERMKNKVTDELKKHFRPEFLNRIDDIVVFHQLRENEIVQMVDLMIGRTEKQLQNKDMSIELTDTAKKLLAQRGFDPVLGARPLRRTIQREIEDQLSEKILFGEIEPGQIVLVDVEGWTPELDDKGVTRPAPESAKFTFRGEPKPTPVPDTPEVATASE from the coding sequence ATGTTCGAGAGGTTCACCGACCGCGCGAGGCGGGTGGTCGTCCTGGCCCAAGAAGAGGCCCGGATGCTCAACCACAACTACATCGGGACCGAGCACATCCTGCTCGGACTGATCCACGAGGGCGAGGGCGTCGCCGCCAAGGCCCTCGAGTCGCTGGGCATCGCCCTGGAGGGCGTGCGCCAGCAGGTCGAGGAGATCATCGGCCAGGGTCAGCAGGCCCCCTCGGGGCACATCCCGTTCACCCCGCGCGCCAAGAAGGTGCTGGAGCTGTCGCTGCGCGAGGCGCTGCAGCTCGGCCACAACTACATCGGCACCGAGCACATCCTGCTCGGGCTGATCCGTGAGGGCGAGGGCGTCGCCGCCCAGGTCCTCGTCAAGCTCGGCGCGGACCTCAACCGCGTGCGCCAGCAGGTGCTGCAGCTGCTCTCGGGCTACCAGGGCAAGGAGCCCGCGGAGTCCGGCGGCCAGCGCGGCGAGGGCACGCCGTCGTCGTCGCTCGTGCTCGACCAGTTCGGTCGCAACCTCACCCAGTCCGCCCGCGAGGGCAAGCTGGACCCGGTCATCGGCCGGGAGAAGGAGATCGAGCGGGTCATGCAGGTCCTCTCCCGGAGGACCAAGAACAACCCGGTCCTCATCGGGGAGCCCGGCGTCGGCAAGACCGCCGTCGTCGAGGGCCTCGGTCAGGCCATCGTCAAGGGCGAGGTCCCCGAGACGCTGAAGGACAAGCAGCTCTACACGCTCGACCTCGGGTCGCTCGTGGCGGGCTCGCGCTACCGCGGTGACTTCGAGGAGCGCCTGAAGAAGGTCCTCAAGGAGATCCGCACCCGCGGCGACATCATCCTGTTCATCGACGAGCTCCACACCCTCGTGGGTGCCGGTGCCGCCGAGGGCGCGATCGACGCCGCCTCGATCCTCAAGCCGATGCTGGCCCGCGGTGAGCTGCAGACCATCGGTGCGACGACGCTCGACGAGTACCGCAAGCACGTCGAGAAGGACGCCGCGCTCGAGCGCCGCTTCCAGCCGATCCAGGTGGGCGAGCCCTCGGTGGCGCACTCCATCGAGATCCTCAAGGGCCTGCGGGACCGGTACGAGGCGCACCACCGCGTCTCGATCACCGACCCGGCGCTGGTCGCGGCGGCCACCCTGGCCGACCGCTACATCAACGACCGGTTCCTCCCGGACAAGGCGATCGACCTGATCGACGAGGCCGGCGCCCGCATGCGCATCCGCCGGATGACCGCGCCGCCGGACCTGCGCGAGTTCGACGAGAAGATCTCCGACGTCCGTCGCGAGAAGGAATCGGCGATCGACGCGCAGGACTTCGAGAAGGCCGCGCGCCTGCGCGACGAGGAGAAGCAGCTCCTCGGCCAGAAGTCCGAGCGCGAGAAGCAGTGGAAGTCCGGTGACCTCGACGTCGTCGCCGAGGTGGACGACGAGCTGATCGCCGAGGTGCTGGCCAACTGGACCGGCATCCCCGTCTTCAAGCTCACCGAGGAGGAGACGACCCGTCTGCTCCGCATGGAGGACGAGCTCCACAAGCGGATCATCGGACAGGAGGAGGCCGTCCGTTCGGTCTCCCAGTCGATGCGCCGTACGCGGGCCGGCCTCAAGGACCCGAAGCGTCCGTCGGGGTCGTTCATCTTCGCGGGGCCCTCGGGCGTCGGGAAGACGGAGCTGACCAAGGCGCTCGCCGAGTTCCTGTTCGGTGACGACGACGCGCTCGTCCAGATCGACATGGGCGAGTTCCACGACCGCTACACCGCCTCGCGGCTCTTCGGTGCCCCTCCCGGGTACGTCGGCTACGAGGAGGGCGGCCAGCTCACCGAGAAGGTGCGCCGCAAGCCGTTCTCGGTGGTCCTCTTCGACGAGATCGAGAAGGCCCACTCGGAGGTCTACAACACCCTCCTGCAGGTGCTCGAGGACGGCCGCCTGACCGATGGCCAGGGTCGGGTCGTCGACTTCAAGAACACGGTCATCGTGTTCACGTCGAACCTCGGCACGCAGGACATCTCGAAGGCCGTGGGCCTGGGCTTCCAGTCCGGCGCCGACACGTCGTCGAACTACGAGCGCATGAAGAACAAGGTCACGGACGAGCTGAAGAAGCACTTCCGTCCCGAGTTCCTCAACCGCATCGACGACATCGTCGTGTTCCACCAGCTGCGTGAGAACGAGATCGTGCAGATGGTCGACCTGATGATCGGTCGCACCGAGAAGCAGCTGCAGAACAAGGACATGTCCATCGAGCTGACCGACACCGCGAAGAAGCTGCTCGCCCAGCGCGGCTTCGACCCGGTGCTCGGTGCCCGCCCGCTGCGTCGCACGATCCAGCGGGAGATCGAGGACCAGCTCTCGGAGAAGATCCTGTTCGGGGAGATCGAGCCCGGCCAGATCGTGCTCGTCGACGTCGAGGGCTGGACCCCCGAGCTCGACGACAAGGGCGTCACCAGGCCCGCTCCGGAGTCGGCCAAGTTCACCTTCCGGGGCGAGCCCAAGCCCACCCCGGTGCCGGACACCCCCGAGGTCGCGACGGCCTCGGAGTAG
- a CDS encoding limonene-1,2-epoxide hydrolase family protein — MTAPTSTEAQVVETFLAALARLDVEAVGELLDPDVVYQNVSLPAAHGRAATLRVLGSMARPLTGFEIHTHRLAATGSTVLTERTDVAIAGRVRIAFWVCGTFEVRDGRITLWRDYFDWADVTRAAVTGMVRGAWAALRRR, encoded by the coding sequence ATGACCGCACCCACGAGCACGGAGGCGCAGGTCGTCGAGACCTTCCTCGCCGCACTCGCCCGGCTCGACGTCGAGGCGGTGGGGGAGCTGCTCGACCCCGACGTCGTCTACCAGAACGTCTCCCTGCCGGCCGCCCACGGGCGTGCGGCCACCCTACGCGTCCTCGGCTCGATGGCCCGCCCGCTCACCGGGTTCGAGATCCACACCCACCGGCTCGCCGCGACCGGGTCGACGGTGCTGACCGAACGGACGGACGTGGCGATCGCGGGCCGCGTCCGGATCGCCTTCTGGGTGTGCGGCACGTTCGAGGTCCGCGACGGCCGGATCACCCTGTGGCGCGACTACTTCGACTGGGCCGACGTCACCCGCGCCGCCGTGACCGGCATGGTGCGTGGCGCCTGGGCCGCCCTGCGCCGCCGCTGA